Proteins encoded in a region of the Vicia villosa cultivar HV-30 ecotype Madison, WI linkage group LG5, Vvil1.0, whole genome shotgun sequence genome:
- the LOC131603482 gene encoding arabinogalactan O-methyltransferase 1-like, producing the protein MQVNEKMRNRYPLIGEKRWSVVLLVILGIIGALVFATTLLQTSNNTLLCSLTRTTTQQSNPTPIQLRAILHYATSHVVPQQSLAEISITLNVIKSLNRPFNFLVFGLGHDSLMWAGFNPKGTTLFLEEDPKWVQTVLKDAPELRAVTVPYRTQLQEADELLKSYRSEPACSPAKATLKGNEKCKLALHNLPDEVYDTDWDLIMIDAPRGYFAEAPGRMAAIFSMNVMARNRKGSDGTHVFLHDVDRKVEKEYAEEFLCKKNKVDGVGRLWHFKIPASGNNDTRRDSTDSSFC; encoded by the coding sequence ATGCAGGTCAACGAAAAAATGAGGAACCGTTATCCTCTTATCGGTGAAAAACGTTGGTCGGTAGTTTTATTGGTCATTCTAGGAATAATCGGAGCATTGGTTTTCGCAACAACCTTACTCCAAACCTCCAACAACACCTTGCTATGTTCCCTCACCCGAACCACAACCCAACAATCCAACCCTACACCGATCCAGCTTCGTGCCATTCTCCACTACGCAACCTCCCACGTTGTCCCCCAACAATCCCTCGCCGAGATCAGCATAACGTTAAACGTCATCAAATCTTTAAACCGTCCCTTCAACTTCCTCGTCTTTGGCCTCGGCCACGATTCCCTCATGTGGGCCGGGTTCAACCCAAAGGGAACCACGCTTTTCCTCGAGGAAGATCCGAAATGGGTTCAAACCGTTCTCAAAGACGCGCCGGAGCTTAGAGCCGTGACGGTTCCCTACCGTACGCAGCTTCAAGAAGCCGATGAGCTTCTCAAATCGTACCGATCTGAGCCGGCTTGTTCTCCGGCGAAAGCCACGCTGAAAGGCAACGAGAAATGTAAGCTAGCGCTTCATAATCTTCCTGACGAGGTTTACGATACTGACTGGGATTTGATCATGATCGACGCGCCGAGAGGATACTTCGCGGAGGCGCCGGGGCGTATGGCGGCGATATTTTCGATGAACGTCATGGCGAGAAACAGAAAAGGCTCCGATGGGACACACGTGTTCTTGCACGATGTGGATCGGAAGGTTGAGAAGGAATACGCTGAAGAGTTTCTGTGTAAGAAAAACAAAGTGGACGGTGTGGGAAGACTCTGGCACTTCAAAATTCCTGCAAGTGGAAACAATGACACTCGTCGTGATTCTACTGATTCGAGTTTCTGTTAA